Proteins from a single region of Macrotis lagotis isolate mMagLag1 chromosome 2, bilby.v1.9.chrom.fasta, whole genome shotgun sequence:
- the RPS27 gene encoding small ribosomal subunit protein eS27 produces the protein MPLAKDLLHPSPEEEKRKHKKKRLVQSPNSYFMDVKCPGCYKITTVFSHAQTVVLCVGCSTVLCQPTGGKARLTEGCSFRRKQH, from the exons ATGCCT CTCGCCAAAGACCTCCTGCACCCCTCTCCCGAGGAGGAGAAGCGGAAGCACAAGAAGAAACGCCTGGTGCAGAGCCCCAATTCCTATTTCATGGACGTAAAGTGCCCCG GGTGCTACAAAATCACCACGGTCTTCAGCCACGCACAGACAGTGGTTCTCTGTGTCGGATGCTCCACTGTGCTCTGTCAGCCCACTGGAGGAAAGGCAAGACTTACAGAAG GATGCTCCTTCAGACGGAAGCAGCACTAA